From the genome of Haloarcula taiwanensis:
CGGCTGGCGGCACATCGAGAACGACCCGCCCCTCGTGTAACGCGACGAGGCGGTCGGCCCGCTCGTATAGGTCCCGGAGGTCGTGCGTGACAACGATGATACCCGTCCCATCGGCGGCCAGCGCGTCAAGGTGGTCCAGCACTGAGTCTCTGGCCGGCCAGTCTAACCCGACGAGCGGTTCGTCGAGCACAAGATAGTCCGGTTCCATGGCGAGTGCCCCGGCGATAGCGACGCGGGCCTGCTCGCCGCCCGAGAGAGCGTCGATGCGGCTCTCGGCGGCAGCACCGAGGTCGACAGCGTCGAGCGCCCTGTCGACCCGGCGGTCAATCTCTTCCCTGTCGAGCCCGAGGTTCTCCGGGCCGAAGGCCACGTCAGCCGCCACGGTCGCGGCGACAAACTGGTCGCGGGGATGCTGGAACACCATCCCGATACGCGTCCGGGCGACGACGGGGTCGTCCGTCACGTCGGTCCCGTCGACAGTGACCGCTCCGGCGTCGGGCGTCAGCAGCGCGTTGAAATGTCGGACGAGCGTCGTCTTGCCGCTCCCGTTCGGTCCGACGAGCAGACAGTACTGACCGTCGGGTATCGACAGCGTGAGCCCGTCGAGGACATCGACATCGCCGTACCGGTAGCGCAGGTCGCTGACCTCGATCATCGACCGGCGAGGTACCCGCCCTGCACGACGCCGACCGCGATACCGAGCTTCAGGAGGTCAAGCGGGATGTACGGAGCCATCACGGCCGCAGCGCGGGCGAACGGCAGCCCGGTGACCACCGCCAGCCACGGGACGCCGATAGCGTAGACGACAGCGACCGCCGCGGTGAGGGCGACGACCTGCACCGGGACAGAGAGATCAGCGACCGGTTTCGGTGCTATGCTCCGGTGTGCAATAGCGCCGGCGACGACCGCACCGACGAGGAAGCCGACGAGGAAGCCGCCGGTCCCCTGCCCGGCAATGACATAGCCCAGCCCCGCGTTCGCGTTCGAGAACACCGGTGCGCCGGCGATACCAACAAGGACGTACAACAGCAGGGCAACGCCGCCCCACAGCGGCCCCAGCAGGAGGCCGGCGAAGAACATTCCGAAGGGCTGCAGCGAGAACGGCGGCAGCGCCCCCGGAAGCGGGATCGATATCTGTGCAAGCGCTGCGGTTAGCGCCGCGAGCAGCACCGCCTTCGTGAACAAGCCCACAGTCTCGTCGTCGACGAGGTCGACGGATTGCTCTGTTGCCATGGGTCTCCCTCTCTCGTCAACCGAAATATAGCCAGTGGTTCACGGAACGCGCGACCGCGGCCGGCGTTCCAGTCACTCGGCCGGCGTGACGCGGGCGAGCACGTCGTCGCGCTCCCGCGGGAA
Proteins encoded in this window:
- a CDS encoding ABC transporter ATP-binding protein — its product is MIEVSDLRYRYGDVDVLDGLTLSIPDGQYCLLVGPNGSGKTTLVRHFNALLTPDAGAVTVDGTDVTDDPVVARTRIGMVFQHPRDQFVAATVAADVAFGPENLGLDREEIDRRVDRALDAVDLGAAAESRIDALSGGEQARVAIAGALAMEPDYLVLDEPLVGLDWPARDSVLDHLDALAADGTGIIVVTHDLRDLYERADRLVALHEGRVVLDVPPAEALDSLPDLGIRDPRC
- a CDS encoding BioY family transporter encodes the protein MATEQSVDLVDDETVGLFTKAVLLAALTAALAQISIPLPGALPPFSLQPFGMFFAGLLLGPLWGGVALLLYVLVGIAGAPVFSNANAGLGYVIAGQGTGGFLVGFLVGAVVAGAIAHRSIAPKPVADLSVPVQVVALTAAVAVVYAIGVPWLAVVTGLPFARAAAVMAPYIPLDLLKLGIAVGVVQGGYLAGR